One genomic segment of Photobacterium sp. DA100 includes these proteins:
- a CDS encoding DUF2760 domain-containing protein: MAFDFSELTVDLSAMPTTIDMGHAWLGGLVLVMLVLYISKKGKPVEVEKVVEKEVEKIVEVEKPVEKIVEVEKVVEVEKIIEKIVEVEPKLKTSTPDAALQLLSLLQQEARFIDFMQEDLKGFSDAEIGAAARVIHEGGQKVLTEYFSFAPVRDEEEETRITLPKGFNASEVRLTGNVVGEAPFTGTLIHRGWKVTDIKLPKLAEGHDAKIVAAAEVEL, from the coding sequence ATGGCTTTTGATTTTTCTGAATTAACTGTGGACTTATCGGCAATGCCGACAACGATTGATATGGGACATGCTTGGCTCGGCGGTTTGGTACTCGTCATGCTGGTTCTTTATATCTCCAAAAAAGGTAAACCTGTCGAAGTCGAGAAAGTTGTTGAGAAAGAAGTCGAGAAAATCGTTGAGGTCGAAAAACCTGTCGAGAAAATCGTCGAGGTCGAAAAAGTTGTTGAAGTTGAAAAAATCATCGAGAAGATTGTTGAAGTTGAGCCTAAGCTAAAAACCTCAACTCCCGATGCGGCTCTGCAACTGCTTTCCCTGCTTCAGCAAGAAGCACGCTTTATTGACTTCATGCAAGAAGATCTAAAAGGCTTCAGCGATGCCGAAATCGGTGCTGCTGCCCGCGTTATTCATGAAGGCGGCCAAAAAGTACTGACCGAATACTTCAGCTTTGCCCCTGTACGTGACGAAGAAGAAGAAACACGTATTACATTACCAAAAGGCTTCAACGCTTCTGAAGTTCGCCTAACAGGTAATGTTGTTGGCGAAGCGCCATTTACCGGAACCCTAATCCACCGCGGCTGGAAAGTGACTGACATTAAACTGCCTAAACTGGCTGAAGGTCACGACGCAAAAATTGTTGCCGCCGCTGAGGTAGAACTGTGA
- a CDS encoding NapC/NirT family cytochrome c, whose product MWQWLKKWWALIRSPAKYFSLGFLTLGGFIAGVIFWGAFNTGMEFTNSEPFCISCHEDNVYQEIQGTIHFTNRTGVRAICSDCHVPHDWTDKMARKMQASKEVWAWITGAISTPEKFDARRLHMAEREWTRMKKNDSLECRNCHEFSYMDFTQQSQRASVQHSSSLADGSKTCIDCHKGIAHRLPDMKGVEGF is encoded by the coding sequence ATGTGGCAATGGTTAAAAAAATGGTGGGCTCTCATTCGCTCGCCAGCAAAGTACTTCAGCCTTGGGTTTTTAACATTAGGTGGGTTCATCGCTGGCGTGATTTTCTGGGGGGCCTTCAATACAGGGATGGAGTTTACTAACTCCGAGCCATTCTGTATTAGCTGCCATGAAGATAATGTGTATCAGGAAATCCAGGGGACAATTCACTTTACCAACCGGACAGGGGTCAGGGCGATTTGTTCAGATTGTCATGTTCCACATGACTGGACGGATAAAATGGCCCGCAAGATGCAGGCTTCCAAAGAAGTCTGGGCTTGGATCACCGGAGCGATTTCAACACCGGAAAAATTTGATGCCCGCCGTTTGCACATGGCGGAGCGAGAATGGACCCGGATGAAGAAAAATGACTCGCTGGAGTGCCGCAACTGCCACGAGTTTAGTTATATGGACTTCACGCAGCAGTCCCAGCGCGCATCGGTTCAGCACTCGAGTTCCCTGGCGGATGGCTCTAAAACCTGTATTGATTGCCATAAGGGTATCGCTCACCGCCTTCCTGATATGAAAGGGGTTGAGGGCTTTTAG
- a CDS encoding nitrate reductase cytochrome c-type subunit: MNKLLAVLFLVFTTGVVIAATEAIKGDELATTRQYALNGEPQPPAMNKTINNDRIPKRNYPMQPPVIPHKIDNYQVDLNANKCMACHARSRVEDTQARMISVTHYMDRDGNFLAELSPRRYFCQQCHVVQTDAKPLVGTSFTDLDTLLDQEK; encoded by the coding sequence ATGAACAAACTACTTGCTGTGCTTTTCTTGGTATTTACAACCGGAGTTGTCATTGCAGCAACGGAGGCGATAAAGGGGGATGAGCTGGCAACAACCCGGCAATATGCCTTGAACGGGGAGCCCCAACCGCCGGCGATGAACAAAACCATCAACAATGACAGGATCCCCAAGCGGAACTACCCAATGCAACCGCCGGTGATCCCCCACAAGATCGACAATTACCAAGTCGATTTGAATGCGAACAAATGTATGGCCTGCCATGCGCGTAGCCGGGTAGAAGATACACAGGCGAGAATGATCAGTGTCACTCACTATATGGATAGAGACGGTAACTTCCTAGCAGAATTGTCGCCACGGCGATATTTCTGCCAGCAGTGTCATGTGGTACAAACCGATGCGAAGCCATTGGTGGGCACTTCATTTACCGATCTCGATACGCTGCTCGATCAAGAGAAGTAA
- the lpxL gene encoding LpxL/LpxP family Kdo(2)-lipid IV(A) lauroyl/palmitoleoyl acyltransferase, with protein sequence MSKFAAPRFTLKLLGPRYWPTILLILIMYLLSWLPYVVQRRLGQGIGRLALAVMKKRRFTIERNLELCFPDMPAEERKKLVRANIDNTGLALFETGMAWFWSDARVKRHVRIEGMEYIEQLEREGKGALFIAVHSLNLELAARAFGIHKSGMGVYRPNNNPCFDFVQYRGRARSNRTLIDRKDVKGMLKALSTGERVWYAPDHDYGRRRSTFAPLFAVEQACTTTGTSLLVDNSGCEVMTFRMVRETDSGDYVITLDPLHEAFPRNAPEQAAVVINKAVENAILAAPCQYMWLHRRFKTRPEGEPCLYRAAEELLHSPAA encoded by the coding sequence ATGAGCAAATTTGCTGCACCTCGCTTCACCCTAAAGTTGTTGGGGCCACGTTACTGGCCAACGATACTATTGATACTCATCATGTATTTGCTGAGTTGGCTGCCTTATGTCGTACAGCGTCGACTAGGGCAGGGGATTGGCCGTTTGGCTTTGGCGGTTATGAAGAAGCGCCGTTTTACCATTGAACGTAACCTTGAGCTTTGTTTCCCTGACATGCCTGCGGAGGAAAGAAAAAAGCTAGTCAGAGCCAATATTGACAATACGGGCCTGGCCTTGTTTGAGACTGGGATGGCCTGGTTTTGGTCTGATGCGCGGGTGAAACGTCACGTCCGTATCGAGGGGATGGAATATATCGAGCAGCTAGAGCGTGAAGGCAAAGGCGCGCTGTTCATTGCCGTACATTCATTGAACTTAGAGTTGGCGGCCCGGGCGTTTGGTATTCATAAGTCAGGAATGGGCGTATACCGTCCTAACAATAATCCTTGCTTCGACTTTGTTCAGTACCGGGGGCGAGCCCGTTCTAACCGAACCTTGATAGACCGAAAAGATGTCAAAGGGATGTTGAAGGCACTAAGCACGGGGGAGCGGGTGTGGTATGCCCCAGACCATGACTACGGACGCCGTCGTTCGACATTTGCGCCTCTGTTTGCCGTTGAACAAGCATGTACGACAACAGGTACCAGTTTGCTGGTGGACAACAGTGGTTGTGAAGTGATGACATTTAGAATGGTGCGCGAGACTGATAGCGGCGATTATGTCATTACGCTTGACCCGCTTCATGAGGCGTTCCCACGCAACGCACCGGAGCAGGCCGCGGTGGTCATAAACAAAGCGGTCGAAAATGCCATCCTGGCGGCACCGTGCCAATATATGTGGTTGCACCGCCGTTTTAAAACCCGCCCCGAGGGGGAGCCGTGTTTGTACCGCGCAGCAGAGGAGCTGCTCCATTCACCGGCGGCTTAA
- a CDS encoding YajD family HNH nuclease: MSSDFYGTSAAYARKEQGYREKALKLYPWVCGRCAREFVYSNLRELTVHHVDHDHTNNPEDGSNWELLCLFCHDHEHEKYTEHDNQMGSVVKAGEDDHQAATFNPFADLKAMMEKKK, translated from the coding sequence ATGTCTTCTGATTTTTATGGAACCAGTGCCGCCTATGCCCGCAAAGAGCAGGGCTACCGCGAGAAAGCGCTGAAACTATACCCTTGGGTATGTGGCCGCTGTGCCCGTGAGTTTGTGTATTCGAACCTGAGGGAGTTGACGGTCCACCATGTTGACCATGACCACACCAATAACCCTGAAGATGGCAGCAACTGGGAATTACTGTGCCTGTTCTGTCATGATCATGAGCACGAAAAATACACCGAGCACGACAATCAAATGGGCAGTGTGGTGAAAGCGGGCGAAGATGATCATCAGGCGGCGACATTCAATCCATTCGCTGATCTCAAAGCTATGATGGAAAAGAAAAAGTAG
- a CDS encoding winged helix-turn-helix domain-containing protein — MAISKTKSSFYRRLYVAHLIDSGIASVPDILEYTGMPRRTAQDTIKSLADLDIVCIFKQTQGERNRSGKYEIKDWGAINKTWIADNIAEIKQVLNYP, encoded by the coding sequence ATGGCTATCAGCAAAACCAAATCCAGTTTTTACCGACGGCTTTATGTCGCTCACCTGATTGACTCAGGTATCGCTAGCGTGCCAGATATTTTGGAATATACCGGCATGCCGCGGCGTACCGCACAGGACACCATCAAGAGCCTGGCAGATCTCGATATTGTTTGTATTTTCAAGCAAACACAGGGCGAGCGAAATCGCAGTGGAAAGTACGAGATTAAAGATTGGGGGGCGATCAACAAAACGTGGATCGCCGATAATATCGCAGAAATTAAGCAGGTATTGAATTACCCTTAA
- the napA gene encoding nitrate reductase catalytic subunit NapA gives MKCSRRKFIKAQAAASAAAAAGISIPVVASNVVTDASKTQISWEKAPCRFCGVGCSVNVGVKDNKVVATHGDIKSPVNRGLNCVKGYFLSKIMYGDDRLTQPLLRMKDGKFDKEGDFTPISWDQAFDIMTEKWKAVLKEKGPEAIGMFGSGQWTIYEGYAAAKLMKAGFRSNNIDPNARHCMASAVVGFMRTFGVDEPMGCYDDIEAADAFVLWGSNMAEMHPILWTRVTDRRLSNPQVKVSVLSTFEHRSFELADIPIVFEPQTDLAILNFIANYIITNDKVNQDFIGKHVNFRRGATDIGYGLRPENPLQQQAKNPDSGDSEPMTFDEFKAFVSEYTAEKVSEMSGVKPERLIELAELYADPDTKVMSFWTMGFNQHTRGVWCNNLVYNIHLLTGKISTPGNSPFSLTGQPSACGTAREVGTFAHRLPADMVVNNPEHRKIAEKIWKLPDGTIPGKVGAHAVLQSRMLKDSKINAYWIQVNNNLQAGPNINEEILPGYRNPDNFIVVSDAYPTATAQAADLILPTAMWVEKEGGYGNAERRTQLWHKMVNAPGESKSDLWQLVEFSKRFKTDEVWPQELLDANPDYKDKTLYEVLFANGQVNQFPLEDISEGHSNDESTEYGFYLQKGLFEEYAQFGRGHGHDLAPFDVYHEVRGLRWPVVDGKETLWRYKEGYDPYVKPGSDFEFYGKPDGRAIIFALPYEPPAESPDEEYDLWLSTGRVLEHWHSGSMTRRVPELHKSYPNAQVFMHPDDAKERGMRRGDAVKVISRRGEIITRVETRGRNKPPKGLVYVPWFDSSQLINKVTLDATDPLSKQTDFKKCAVKVVKA, from the coding sequence ATGAAATGTTCCCGGCGTAAGTTTATCAAAGCACAGGCCGCGGCCAGTGCTGCCGCTGCGGCAGGGATCTCGATCCCTGTGGTGGCAAGTAATGTTGTTACAGATGCATCGAAAACCCAAATCAGTTGGGAGAAAGCTCCCTGTAGATTTTGTGGGGTGGGGTGCTCGGTCAATGTAGGGGTTAAGGATAACAAGGTTGTCGCGACCCATGGTGATATCAAGTCACCGGTGAATCGTGGCCTTAACTGCGTAAAAGGCTATTTTCTCTCGAAGATCATGTATGGCGACGATCGTCTGACCCAGCCTCTTCTCAGAATGAAAGATGGCAAGTTTGATAAAGAGGGCGATTTCACGCCGATAAGCTGGGATCAGGCCTTCGATATCATGACCGAAAAATGGAAGGCGGTGCTCAAAGAGAAAGGGCCCGAGGCCATTGGTATGTTCGGCTCGGGGCAATGGACGATCTATGAGGGCTATGCGGCCGCGAAGTTGATGAAGGCCGGCTTCCGCTCTAACAATATCGATCCCAATGCGCGGCACTGCATGGCCTCGGCGGTCGTTGGTTTTATGCGTACTTTTGGTGTCGACGAGCCCATGGGGTGTTACGACGATATCGAAGCGGCGGACGCGTTCGTGCTGTGGGGCTCCAACATGGCGGAGATGCACCCGATACTCTGGACAAGGGTAACGGACCGTCGGTTGTCCAATCCACAGGTCAAAGTGTCTGTGCTTTCTACGTTTGAGCACCGCAGCTTTGAACTGGCCGATATCCCGATCGTCTTCGAACCCCAAACCGATCTTGCCATCCTCAACTTTATCGCCAATTACATTATTACCAATGACAAAGTCAATCAGGACTTTATTGGCAAGCATGTTAATTTCCGTCGTGGGGCAACCGATATCGGCTATGGGCTGCGACCAGAAAATCCGCTCCAGCAACAGGCGAAAAATCCTGACAGCGGTGACTCTGAACCGATGACCTTCGATGAGTTCAAGGCGTTTGTGTCCGAGTACACGGCTGAAAAAGTCAGTGAAATGTCCGGGGTGAAACCGGAGCGGCTTATCGAGTTAGCCGAGCTTTACGCCGATCCCGATACCAAAGTGATGTCATTTTGGACCATGGGTTTTAACCAGCATACCCGGGGCGTGTGGTGTAATAACCTAGTTTACAATATTCATTTGCTCACCGGTAAAATTTCGACCCCCGGTAACAGTCCATTTTCACTGACCGGCCAGCCATCTGCCTGTGGTACCGCCCGTGAAGTCGGTACATTTGCCCACCGCCTGCCAGCCGATATGGTGGTGAATAACCCAGAGCACCGCAAAATCGCGGAGAAAATCTGGAAACTGCCTGATGGCACCATACCCGGCAAGGTCGGTGCCCATGCGGTGTTGCAAAGTCGAATGTTGAAAGACAGTAAAATCAATGCCTACTGGATCCAGGTAAATAATAACCTGCAGGCCGGGCCTAATATCAACGAGGAAATCCTGCCGGGTTACCGTAATCCGGATAACTTTATCGTGGTGTCGGATGCCTATCCGACAGCGACGGCTCAGGCGGCAGATTTGATCTTGCCCACGGCGATGTGGGTAGAAAAGGAAGGTGGCTACGGTAACGCAGAGCGCCGGACTCAGCTGTGGCATAAGATGGTCAATGCGCCTGGTGAGTCTAAGTCTGATCTGTGGCAGCTGGTCGAGTTCTCAAAACGCTTCAAGACCGATGAGGTCTGGCCGCAGGAGCTGCTCGACGCCAACCCTGATTACAAGGACAAAACCTTGTATGAGGTGCTGTTCGCCAACGGCCAAGTGAATCAGTTCCCACTCGAAGACATCTCGGAAGGACACAGTAACGACGAGTCGACGGAATATGGTTTCTACCTGCAAAAAGGGCTGTTCGAAGAGTACGCCCAGTTCGGCCGCGGCCATGGTCATGATTTGGCCCCGTTTGATGTTTACCATGAGGTGCGAGGCCTGCGCTGGCCAGTGGTCGATGGGAAGGAAACGCTGTGGCGTTACAAAGAAGGCTATGATCCTTACGTCAAGCCCGGCAGTGATTTTGAGTTCTATGGCAAGCCAGATGGAAGAGCCATTATCTTCGCCTTGCCGTATGAGCCACCGGCTGAGAGCCCGGATGAAGAGTATGATCTTTGGTTGTCAACCGGCCGGGTACTGGAGCACTGGCATTCAGGCTCGATGACACGCCGGGTACCGGAGCTGCACAAGTCATACCCTAACGCCCAAGTTTTCATGCATCCAGACGATGCTAAGGAAAGAGGGATGCGGCGTGGCGATGCGGTGAAAGTGATTTCGCGCCGGGGCGAGATCATAACCCGGGTTGAAACCAGGGGCAGAAACAAACCGCCGAAAGGGTTGGTCTATGTGCCATGGTTTGATTCAAGCCAGCTGATCAATAAGGTGACACTGGATGCCACCGATCCGCTCTCCAAACAGACAGATTTCAAGAAATGTGCTGTCAAAGTGGTAAAGGCATAG
- a CDS encoding Hsp70 family protein: MTSPRYLVGIDLGTTHTVVAYTPISDNLESSPIEIFEIDQLIAPGEVARKPLLPSFRYHPAAGEIDPSLMVLPWDIEPVEGDIEHAIIGELAREMGAKVEGRQVVSAKSWLSHTGVDRTEAILPWSSNSSVEKVSPVIASASYLNHVRQAWDYHHQGDKLKDQEVVITVPASFDEGARALTLEAAKLAGFGDILLLEEPQAVCYDWYAKNKDHAEDILKDIPLLMVCDVGGGTTDLSLIKVGTKDDKLTLDRIGVGDHLMLGGDNIDLALAHLAEQRLHGGSKKLSASGLSKLIQQTRKVKEQLLSGNAPDTAKVTMLGSGSRLIGGAKSIDMTRDEVHQIALDGFFPRTDFSDQPSHRQAAVIEFGLPYAADPAISKHLAQFIALHDSVCRESLANSTLAPGADQPAIPVAVLLNGGVFNSPLLSSRVLDTFSHWKGDTVIQLDNPHPDLAVAYGAVAYAKARHGAQLKIGGGSARSFFLVLENKKRTKQGLCLLPKGIDESTEIRLKDRKFALTLGEPVRFNLVSSTDDSHTQAGEIFTIDEESFVSLPPFIATLDSDRDRAELAANQKDREEVTLACQLTEVGTLQLECVSIHDDTKRWKVEFAIRKDLAKLHRDGDDSTLAQSALPARMDDAIALVKQAYGGSTKNSDPKTIKTLRSHLEKTLGKRDSWETPCLRELANALLESKKRRRRSDLHERNWLKLTGFAMRPGFGYPSDEWRMEQVWQLYQHGVQAGSSTQTWSDWWTFWRRIAGGLSQEQQLIIYKDIAKYINPAASRNSKLAKEMQERSYEDMVRLAASLENLPFDKKLQLIEWIFGRLQKPQYSQAHWWAIGRIATRSPFYGSAHNLLTPQHVAYCLPELMDFDWRKDPNIAFAAVMMCRMTGDRTLDIDENNRNDVILKLKASKAPESWIEMVSTVKVLTESETKRVFGDALPTGLRLID; encoded by the coding sequence ATGACTTCTCCTCGCTACCTTGTCGGTATTGATCTCGGGACAACCCACACCGTTGTCGCTTACACACCGATTTCAGACAACCTAGAATCGAGCCCGATTGAGATTTTCGAAATAGACCAACTTATCGCTCCAGGCGAGGTCGCCCGAAAACCACTTCTCCCTTCTTTCCGCTACCACCCTGCCGCAGGTGAAATCGACCCATCACTGATGGTCTTGCCCTGGGATATCGAGCCTGTCGAGGGTGACATTGAACATGCCATCATCGGTGAGCTTGCCAGGGAAATGGGTGCCAAAGTGGAAGGCCGCCAGGTGGTGAGTGCCAAAAGCTGGTTATCACACACCGGCGTCGACAGAACCGAGGCTATCCTCCCCTGGTCATCCAATAGCAGTGTGGAGAAAGTCTCGCCGGTAATTGCTAGCGCCAGCTATCTCAACCATGTCCGCCAGGCATGGGATTACCACCATCAGGGTGACAAACTCAAAGATCAGGAAGTCGTAATCACCGTGCCGGCTTCCTTCGACGAAGGCGCGCGGGCCTTAACGTTAGAAGCGGCCAAGCTCGCTGGCTTCGGTGATATCCTGCTGCTCGAAGAGCCTCAGGCTGTCTGTTACGACTGGTATGCCAAGAACAAAGACCACGCCGAAGACATACTCAAGGATATCCCGCTGTTGATGGTCTGCGATGTGGGCGGCGGTACTACTGACTTGAGCCTGATCAAAGTTGGCACCAAAGACGACAAGCTGACGCTGGACCGAATCGGGGTTGGTGACCACCTTATGCTTGGCGGTGACAACATTGACCTTGCCCTCGCCCATCTCGCCGAGCAGCGCTTGCATGGCGGCAGCAAGAAGCTAAGTGCGTCTGGTCTGTCTAAGCTGATCCAGCAGACCCGCAAAGTCAAAGAGCAGCTCCTTTCCGGCAATGCTCCTGACACGGCGAAGGTCACCATGCTGGGCAGTGGCTCCCGCCTGATTGGCGGCGCCAAGAGCATCGATATGACACGCGATGAAGTCCATCAAATCGCGCTTGATGGCTTCTTCCCGCGAACCGACTTCAGCGATCAACCAAGCCATCGCCAGGCGGCTGTGATCGAGTTCGGTTTGCCGTATGCCGCGGATCCGGCTATCAGCAAACACCTGGCCCAATTCATCGCCCTGCATGATTCTGTTTGCCGAGAGTCCCTGGCAAATAGCACCTTGGCACCAGGCGCCGATCAGCCGGCCATTCCGGTTGCGGTATTGCTCAATGGTGGGGTTTTCAACAGTCCGTTGTTATCCAGCCGCGTACTGGACACCTTTTCTCACTGGAAAGGTGACACCGTCATACAGCTTGATAACCCACACCCGGATCTTGCTGTGGCCTATGGGGCCGTTGCCTATGCCAAAGCTCGCCATGGTGCCCAGCTCAAGATTGGTGGTGGCTCTGCCCGCTCCTTCTTCTTGGTACTGGAAAATAAGAAACGCACAAAACAAGGCTTGTGCCTGCTGCCAAAAGGCATTGACGAAAGTACCGAAATTCGTCTGAAGGATCGCAAGTTCGCCCTGACCTTGGGCGAGCCGGTACGCTTTAACCTGGTTTCTTCAACCGACGACAGCCACACCCAAGCCGGAGAGATCTTTACCATAGATGAAGAGAGCTTTGTCTCACTGCCGCCTTTCATTGCCACCCTTGACAGTGATCGCGATCGTGCAGAACTGGCCGCCAACCAGAAAGATCGGGAAGAGGTCACCCTCGCCTGCCAGTTGACGGAAGTCGGCACCCTGCAACTGGAATGTGTCAGCATTCACGATGACACCAAGCGCTGGAAAGTCGAGTTTGCCATCCGCAAGGATTTGGCCAAACTGCACCGTGACGGCGATGATTCGACCCTTGCTCAATCTGCTTTGCCTGCGCGCATGGACGATGCCATTGCCCTTGTCAAACAAGCCTATGGCGGCAGTACCAAAAACAGTGATCCCAAGACTATCAAGACGCTTCGTAGCCATTTGGAGAAAACCCTAGGCAAACGCGACAGCTGGGAAACGCCATGCCTGAGGGAGTTGGCAAACGCGCTACTCGAAAGCAAAAAAAGACGTCGCCGCTCCGATCTCCATGAAAGGAACTGGCTGAAACTGACTGGTTTTGCAATGCGCCCAGGTTTCGGTTACCCATCCGATGAATGGCGCATGGAGCAAGTCTGGCAGCTTTACCAACACGGTGTTCAGGCCGGTAGCAGCACGCAGACATGGAGTGATTGGTGGACATTCTGGCGCCGTATTGCCGGTGGCCTGAGCCAGGAGCAACAGCTGATCATCTACAAGGACATTGCGAAGTACATTAACCCTGCTGCAAGCCGTAACAGCAAACTGGCCAAGGAAATGCAAGAACGCAGCTATGAAGACATGGTAAGGCTGGCTGCCAGTTTAGAAAACTTGCCTTTCGACAAGAAGCTGCAGCTCATTGAGTGGATCTTCGGCCGGCTGCAAAAACCACAGTACTCCCAGGCCCATTGGTGGGCGATTGGCCGTATCGCAACCCGCAGTCCTTTCTATGGCAGTGCGCATAATTTGCTCACGCCTCAGCACGTTGCCTACTGCTTGCCGGAGCTGATGGATTTCGACTGGCGCAAGGATCCAAACATCGCTTTTGCGGCGGTAATGATGTGTCGAATGACCGGAGACCGTACTTTGGACATTGACGAAAATAACCGAAATGACGTTATATTGAAGCTAAAAGCCAGCAAAGCGCCAGAAAGTTGGATAGAAATGGTGTCAACCGTCAAGGTCTTGACAGAGAGTGAAACTAAGCGCGTATTCGGTGATGCACTACCAACAGGATTACGCTTAATCGATTAA
- a CDS encoding Hsp70 family protein, translating to MQEIQEHRYSVGIDLGTTHCVLSYVDLQDEDASVNVMPIAQLTTPGNVEEKSQLPSFMYQAHESELAEGDTALPWSAKPNAIVGAMARNLGSKTPIRLIASAKSWLCHGGVNRRDAFLPLNSPEEVTKASPLEATRQYLAHLAEAWNNQHPETPLFEQDVTITVPASFDPAARDLTAEAAREVGFKHMTLLEEPQAAVYSWLKNNDDTWRDQVSVGDIILVVDIGGGTTDLSLVAVTEDDGNLTLNRVAVGDHILLGGDNMDLALAYRLKMKLAQEGKQLQPWQIQAITHACRDAKEALLSDAELQAVPIVVPSRGSKLLGGTLQTELTQEEVQQTLVEGFFPRNTIEQHPVEMQRGALTQMGLPYAQDAAVSRHVAGFLSRQSSAVDELFEKYDQLHEGFIRPTAILFNGGVLKSDLLSERLLSIINSWLTTAGSPEAKLLEGLDLDLAVASGASYYGSVRKGKGVRIRGGIASSYYVGIESAMPAIPGMEPPLEALCVAPFGMEEGTHADVPSREFGLVIGQPVQFKFFGSTVRRDDPAGTHLDWWQPEELEELPAIQVTLPVSEGRSAGEIVPVRLASRVTELGTLCLEAIPTDGGQKWQVEFDVRDK from the coding sequence ATGCAAGAAATTCAAGAACACCGTTACAGTGTTGGTATCGACCTTGGTACCACACACTGCGTATTATCTTATGTTGATCTGCAAGACGAAGACGCCAGCGTCAATGTCATGCCTATTGCCCAGCTAACAACGCCGGGCAATGTAGAAGAAAAGAGCCAACTTCCTTCTTTCATGTATCAGGCGCATGAGTCTGAGCTAGCTGAAGGTGATACTGCCCTACCATGGTCTGCCAAGCCTAACGCAATTGTTGGTGCCATGGCCCGTAACCTCGGTAGCAAAACCCCAATTCGTTTGATTGCGAGTGCAAAAAGCTGGCTGTGCCACGGTGGTGTGAACCGTCGTGATGCCTTCCTGCCACTGAACAGCCCAGAAGAAGTGACCAAGGCATCGCCATTAGAAGCGACTCGCCAATACCTTGCTCACCTAGCAGAAGCTTGGAACAACCAGCACCCAGAAACGCCGTTGTTCGAGCAGGACGTGACGATTACGGTTCCTGCGTCATTCGACCCAGCGGCACGCGATCTAACCGCTGAAGCAGCCCGTGAAGTGGGCTTCAAGCACATGACGCTGCTTGAAGAGCCACAGGCCGCTGTATATAGCTGGCTGAAGAACAACGACGATACGTGGCGCGACCAAGTCTCCGTAGGCGATATCATCCTGGTGGTCGATATCGGTGGTGGTACGACTGACTTGTCCTTGGTTGCGGTCACCGAAGATGACGGTAACCTTACCCTTAACCGTGTTGCTGTTGGTGATCATATCCTGCTGGGCGGTGACAACATGGACCTTGCCCTGGCCTACCGCTTGAAGATGAAGCTTGCACAAGAAGGCAAACAGCTTCAGCCATGGCAAATTCAGGCCATTACCCACGCCTGCCGTGACGCTAAAGAAGCTCTGCTGAGCGACGCCGAACTGCAGGCTGTGCCGATTGTGGTTCCAAGCCGTGGCTCTAAGTTGCTGGGCGGCACACTGCAAACTGAACTGACCCAGGAAGAAGTGCAGCAAACGCTGGTTGAAGGCTTCTTCCCTCGCAACACCATCGAGCAACACCCGGTAGAAATGCAGCGTGGTGCATTGACCCAGATGGGCCTACCGTACGCGCAAGATGCAGCGGTATCACGCCATGTTGCGGGTTTCCTTAGCCGCCAGTCCTCAGCGGTTGACGAGCTGTTCGAGAAATACGATCAACTGCACGAAGGCTTCATCCGCCCTACCGCTATCCTGTTCAACGGTGGTGTGCTGAAATCTGATCTGCTTTCCGAGCGCCTGCTGTCAATCATCAACAGCTGGCTGACGACGGCCGGTAGCCCAGAAGCCAAACTGCTTGAAGGCCTAGACCTCGACCTTGCGGTTGCGAGCGGTGCGTCATACTACGGCTCGGTACGCAAAGGCAAAGGCGTTCGTATCCGCGGCGGTATCGCGAGCAGCTACTATGTCGGTATCGAAAGTGCTATGCCAGCTATCCCTGGTATGGAGCCGCCTCTGGAAGCACTTTGTGTTGCGCCATTCGGTATGGAAGAAGGTACTCATGCCGATGTACCTAGCCGCGAGTTCGGCCTGGTGATTGGCCAGCCAGTACAATTCAAGTTCTTTGGTTCAACGGTTCGCCGTGATGACCCTGCTGGCACCCACCTAGATTGGTGGCAACCAGAAGAACTCGAAGAGCTGCCAGCAATTCAGGTTACCCTTCCGGTTTCTGAAGGCCGTAGCGCAGGTGAAATTGTACCGGTTCGCCTGGCTTCTCGTGTTACTGAGCTGGGCACCCTTTGCCTTGAAGCGATCCCGACCGACGGCGGCCAGAAATGGCAGGTCGAATTCGACGTTCGCGATAAATAA
- a CDS encoding periplasmic nitrate reductase, NapE protein — protein sequence MSDANRHRSELKAFLFITIILFPILAVAVVGGYGFFVWFLQVLAG from the coding sequence ATGAGTGATGCTAACCGGCACCGTTCTGAGCTGAAGGCTTTTCTGTTTATTACCATCATACTGTTTCCCATTCTTGCTGTTGCCGTTGTCGGAGGCTATGGGTTTTTCGTGTGGTTTTTACAGGTACTAGCAGGCTAG